Genomic segment of Pongo pygmaeus isolate AG05252 chromosome 1, NHGRI_mPonPyg2-v2.0_pri, whole genome shotgun sequence:
GCCAGTGCAGGATGGTCTACGACCAGAGATGAATGGTACACACGAAGCTCCTTGAGGTTGACCAGCTGTGAGACTGCAGAGGGCAGCTTCACCTCTGGGATAAGCTCCAGGCTTAGCACTTCCATTTCAGTTAACTCAAAGACATTGTCTGGAAGACCGCTGAGCATAAAAAGATGCAGTTCTATCTTATCCTGGGCATTTTTCACAAGCTTACTTTTCAGTTTCTCAACTGTCCATTCATTATTGAGGTTGATCTGTTTTAGTTTGTTCTCACTGACCTCTGATAGGAATATGGAGAAGCGTTTGGAATAAAGAGGATCATACTGATCAGCCAGATGAAGGATGAAGGCAAAGTCATTCTTGACATCAGGGATGTCACTGTAgttgcttttttctcttaacGCCTCAAAGGAATATTGCTTCAGGGAACTCCTCAGCATCCACCACAGGCTGTAGGAAGAGGTCAGACCATAAAGTATAACCAAAATGACATAAAATGAAGCCAGGACCTTAAAGATTTCTGCTAAGGAATAGACACACTGGTAGCGCTTATATCCTGTAAAAGCCTGCACATCAACTGAACAGTCGATTTCAAGAGTGATGTAGGTTAAAAAATATGGAACATAAGTTATGATGAACACAAACAAAATGACTTTGACTATTATCTGTTTCAGATATACTCTATAAATGATGTCCTTCTGCTCCACGTGCATGCGGAATCTTTTCACTTTTTCAAAGATAGCTTTGGCCTGTTCACCCTCCTTCTTGTCCAGGACACTGGAAGTTGGGCTTTCTATGCCAGCTGACTCCAAACCTGGCTGCGGGTAGGGCAATGACTGTTTGCCGGAATCTATGTCAGCTGAACACCCTGAGGATGAAAGCAAAATCTTGGACTTGGAGAGTTTCAGAGGCCTCACTGACTGCTCAGCCACTGTTTCTGACAGGGCGCGGGTGGTCCACGGAGAATCGAAGCACTTGTGAAGGATGGCCACAAAATGCTCGAGCCTGGAACTGGTACTGGGGTAGTGAAGCCAAAAGTTGCTGCAGGCTGCAAAGATGAGTGTATGCAAGAGCACCAGATAGGGGAAAAACTTTGCAAACCAATGGAGCTGTTTCTCGTAACAGACGGCATCGATATAGGAGTACTGCTGTCGGTGGAGGTCATTCTGAATTCGGAGGGGGAGCGGAAGCGGTGTCCCAGGATTAGAGGATGTGTTCATGCTGGCTTTCAGGATGTCCCAAGGCACGGCACAGTGATTGTCAAATTCCACTTTGCATGGAAGACAGCACAGAACCCTGCTCTGCGTCAGCTGGAGAGCTCCGGCCAGCACGGCCACCAGCAGCATGATCAGTGTGATGTAATACCAGAAGACGTCCCACCATGGTTTTAAGATGTGATAAGATGACTGGGCATCTGCTAAGCATTTTAGCTCAGTTAGTGTAATCATGACTTTCCCTTGTAGGAGGACAGAAActggaagaggaaaataaaagaaacactaCTGAAGCAAGTACTCAAATAAGCATTTTACTCTAATACTCATACACACATGCCCTCCTTCCCAAGTAGGATTTAGCTCTGGGGTAAAACCTAAAAGGAAGAGCTGATTAAGTGGCACATAAGTCTTCTGGTTTCATCTGAAACCATAGGCCATCCAACTCTGAACCATAGTCTCTTAGATGGGGGACCATTTAGTGATAGTGACTAGAAAGAAATTTAGGGGTAGCCCTTGAGGTAATTAACTCGTTACCTCTTGTATCTCAACTCCAGGCTAGGCTACTAAAAACCAGGAGCCAATTTTTCTTCAACTGACATTTGAAAAACTTGTTCCTATGctactaatattttctttctttctttctttctttttttcttccttttttttttttttttttgagacagggtctcacaggCCTCGGActcggcctcaagtgatcctccctgcttggcctctgaaagtgctggaattacagctatgagccaccacagccagccaccTAATTTCCAATGGTCACATTTTACCTTCCAAAATGTCTGAGTAAGCTCCTTTCCACACCTCGTCCCATGGCTGAAGCATCACTTACAGCCCAAGAGTTGTTTTAGTCACCACAAGGAGCCTCTTTTAAGCAAGTTCCGCTTTATGAAATTACCCCTTAGGCTTAGAGGGGTCTACAATTCTATGCCCAAAACAACCTGTCACTGAATGCATTATCTCCTTTCCACACAAGCTTTCGCTTTGTAATTTAAGTACATGAGTATTAAAAAACTTAGAGTATTTAAAAGTTGGGAAGTATTTAAAAGTTATggcttaaaaaagaataagaaagaaaagctcTGCTAGAATATTCTATCACGGGGACTCCCTCTCACGTTTAATGTTGTGATGGCAAAGTACTAAAAGGATAAACGATTAACGCATATtccattattaaattatttttgccttcaGGAAAACAAGATTATCTTGTATTTTCATACTGAACAGTATTCAGACAACATTCCTGAGAATTTCTATGTTGAGTCTTACATATATCAATTGTTTCAAAAATTGCTAATCAGTAAAATCCAGATGATCTATAAGATGGCACAGAGTAAGGTAAAAGGAAATATGTGGGTCTTAGAAAATATCtggtaagaaaaagaagaaaaataataatggtagCATGGTGCTGCCTTGCTGGTAGTCCAGCTCTAATCTATTTTCAAGTGCTTCTCTTGGATTTTCTTGAGTCTGAAGTCTTATCATTTATTCTGGGCCAGAGTTACTCTCTAGACACTATAGTATTAGTAGCAACCCCaaggaagcctttttttttttttttttttttttttttttgagacggagtctagtggcgtgatctcagctcactgaaacctctgggTCCAAACCACTGGACCTCCTGGGtccaaacaatcctcccacctcagcctcccgggtccaaacgatcctcctacctcagcctcctgagcagctgggactacaggtgcatgtcatcatgcccggctaatttttgtgtctttttagtagagacgggagatggggtttcaccatgttggccaggatggtctcaaactcctgacctcgtgatctgcacacctcggcctctcaaagagctgagattacaggcctgagccactgtgcctggccaggaagacTTTTTTACTCTCATTTGCCCTCTTTCTGGGGTCTGGTATCCTG
This window contains:
- the LRRC8B gene encoding volume-regulated anion channel subunit LRRC8B codes for the protein MITLTELKCLADAQSSYHILKPWWDVFWYYITLIMLLVAVLAGALQLTQSRVLCCLPCKVEFDNHCAVPWDILKASMNTSSNPGTPLPLPLRIQNDLHRQQYSYIDAVCYEKQLHWFAKFFPYLVLLHTLIFAACSNFWLHYPSTSSRLEHFVAILHKCFDSPWTTRALSETVAEQSVRPLKLSKSKILLSSSGCSADIDSGKQSLPYPQPGLESAGIESPTSSVLDKKEGEQAKAIFEKVKRFRMHVEQKDIIYRVYLKQIIVKVILFVFIITYVPYFLTYITLEIDCSVDVQAFTGYKRYQCVYSLAEIFKVLASFYVILVILYGLTSSYSLWWMLRSSLKQYSFEALREKSNYSDIPDVKNDFAFILHLADQYDPLYSKRFSIFLSEVSENKLKQINLNNEWTVEKLKSKLVKNAQDKIELHLFMLSGLPDNVFELTEMEVLSLELIPEVKLPSAVSQLVNLKELRVYHSSLVVDHPALAFLEENLKILRLKFTEMGKIPRWVFHLKNLKELYLSGCVLPEQLSTMQLEGFQDLKNLRTLYLKSSLSRIPQVVTDLLPSLQKLSLDNEGSKLVVLNNLKKMVNLKSLELISCDLERIPHSIFSLNNLHELDLRENNLKTVEEIISFQHLQNLSCLKLWHNNIAYIPAQIGALSNLEQLSLDHNNIENLPLQLFLCTKLHYLDLSYNHLTFIPEEIQYLSNLQYFAVTNNNIEMLPDGLFQCKKLQCLLLGKNSLMNLSPHVGELSNLTHLELIGNYLETLPPELEGCQSLKRSCLIVEENLLNTLPLPVTERLQTCLDKC